The Actinomyces sp. oral taxon 414 genome has a segment encoding these proteins:
- the purT gene encoding formate-dependent phosphoribosylglycinamide formyltransferase yields the protein MSTQPPPPPPVLGTPWTDSATRVALLGAGELGKEIAIALTRLGVEVTAIDRYEGAPAQQVAHNALTVDMSDPRALTAAIRSCGADVVVPEIEALATDALVALEEAEDVRVVPTARAARLTMDREAIRRLAAEELGLATSPYVFASSPDELAAGARRVGLPCVVKPVMSSSGHGQSVVRRPGELEAAWRRAAEGGRVDRGRVIVEGLVDFDAEITLLTVRSREARTGATVTSFCEPIGHRQEAGDYVESWQPQALEPAALEDARAAAAAVTGALGGWGVFGVELFVRGGQVLFSEVSPRPHDTGLVTLASQRLNEFELHARALLGLPVDTSLRSAAASAVIRSPLAGAPGAGARFEGVAEALAVPGTDLRLFGKPEARPGRRLGVAVAQADDVAAARERARAAAGAVRVVR from the coding sequence ATGAGTACTCAGCCCCCTCCCCCGCCGCCCGTCCTGGGCACCCCGTGGACGGACTCGGCCACCCGCGTGGCCCTGCTGGGCGCGGGCGAGCTCGGCAAGGAGATCGCCATCGCCCTGACGCGCCTGGGGGTGGAGGTCACCGCCATCGACCGCTACGAGGGGGCCCCCGCCCAGCAGGTGGCCCACAACGCCCTGACGGTGGATATGAGCGACCCTCGGGCGCTGACCGCGGCCATCCGCTCGTGCGGCGCCGACGTCGTCGTCCCCGAGATCGAGGCCCTGGCCACCGACGCCCTGGTGGCCCTGGAGGAGGCCGAGGATGTGCGCGTGGTGCCGACGGCGCGGGCGGCCCGCCTGACCATGGACCGCGAGGCCATCCGCCGTCTGGCGGCCGAGGAGCTGGGGCTGGCGACCAGCCCCTACGTCTTCGCCTCGTCCCCGGACGAGCTGGCGGCCGGGGCCCGGCGGGTGGGCCTGCCGTGCGTGGTCAAACCGGTCATGTCCTCCTCCGGGCACGGCCAGTCGGTGGTGCGCCGCCCCGGGGAGCTGGAGGCGGCCTGGCGCCGCGCCGCCGAGGGCGGGCGCGTGGACCGGGGGCGGGTCATTGTCGAGGGCCTGGTCGACTTCGACGCCGAGATCACGCTGCTGACCGTGCGCTCGCGCGAGGCGCGCACCGGGGCCACGGTCACGAGCTTCTGCGAGCCCATCGGGCACCGCCAGGAGGCCGGCGATTATGTGGAGTCCTGGCAGCCGCAGGCCCTGGAGCCGGCGGCCCTGGAGGACGCCCGGGCCGCGGCCGCGGCGGTGACGGGGGCCCTGGGTGGCTGGGGCGTGTTCGGCGTCGAGCTGTTCGTGCGCGGCGGGCAGGTCCTGTTCTCCGAGGTCTCCCCCCGCCCCCACGACACCGGCCTGGTCACCCTGGCCAGCCAGCGCCTGAACGAGTTCGAGCTGCACGCCCGGGCCCTGCTGGGCCTGCCGGTGGACACCTCGCTGCGCTCGGCCGCCGCCTCCGCCGTCATCAGGTCCCCGCTGGCCGGCGCCCCGGGCGCGGGGGCGCGCTTCGAGGGCGTCGCCGAGGCGCTGGCCGTGCCGGGGACGGACCTGCGCCTGTTCGGCAAGCCCGAGGCGCGCCCGGGCCGGCGCCTGGGGGTGGCCGTGGCGCAGGCCGACGACGTGGCCGCCGCCCGCG
- the rapZ gene encoding RNase adapter RapZ: MDSQDRSLPHPTQAGTGRDAVPASLPEADLVAPPVRPAERPEMIIVTGMSGAGRSRAANALEDLDWYVVDNLPPQLLPALAGMMTSVGAGVHRLAAVVDVRSRAFFASFMQYRRELREAGTNVRVLFLDASDASLVRRFESSRRPHPLQGSGTILDGIEQERTLLAGLKAVADDVIDTTNLSVHELARRVRELVATESDLALRVTVMSFGFKYGLPMDADHVLDVRFIPNPYWVTELRHLTGKDAPVADYVFRQGGAAAFVDGYADLLAPALPRYVDELKPNVTIAVGCTGGKHRSVACAERIAARLRSAGFAVVAQHRDLGRE, encoded by the coding sequence ATGGACTCTCAGGACCGCAGCCTCCCGCACCCGACCCAGGCCGGGACCGGCCGGGACGCGGTACCCGCCTCGCTCCCGGAGGCCGACCTGGTCGCGCCGCCCGTCCGGCCGGCCGAGCGGCCCGAGATGATCATTGTCACCGGCATGTCCGGGGCGGGCCGCTCCCGGGCGGCCAACGCCCTGGAGGACCTGGACTGGTACGTCGTGGACAACCTGCCCCCGCAGCTCCTGCCGGCCCTGGCGGGGATGATGACCTCGGTGGGGGCGGGCGTGCACCGGCTGGCCGCCGTCGTAGACGTGCGCAGCCGCGCCTTCTTCGCCAGCTTCATGCAGTACCGGCGCGAGCTGCGCGAGGCGGGTACCAATGTGCGCGTGCTCTTCCTTGACGCCTCCGACGCGAGCCTGGTGCGGCGCTTCGAGTCCTCCCGCAGGCCCCACCCCCTCCAGGGCTCGGGTACCATCCTCGACGGCATCGAGCAGGAGCGGACGCTGCTGGCCGGCCTCAAGGCCGTGGCGGACGACGTCATCGACACCACGAACCTGTCCGTCCACGAGCTGGCCCGGCGCGTGCGCGAACTGGTGGCCACCGAGTCCGACCTGGCCCTGCGGGTGACGGTCATGTCCTTCGGCTTCAAGTACGGCCTGCCCATGGACGCCGACCACGTCCTCGACGTCCGCTTCATCCCCAACCCCTACTGGGTGACCGAGCTGCGCCACCTGACGGGGAAGGACGCGCCCGTGGCCGACTACGTCTTCCGCCAGGGCGGCGCCGCCGCTTTCGTCGACGGTTACGCCGACCTGCTGGCGCCGGCCCTGCCGCGCTACGTCGACGAGCTCAAGCCCAATGTCACCATCGCTGTCGGCTGCACCGGCGGCAAGCACCGCTCGGTCGCCTGCGCGGAACGGATCGCGGCGCGCCTGCGCTCGGCGGGCTTCGCCGTCGTCGCCCAGCACCGGGACCTGGGAAGGGAATAG
- a CDS encoding gluconeogenesis factor YvcK family protein yields MNQKRSTTLDADGWPRRGEEGPAVVALGGGHGLSATLRALRHVTHRLTAVVTVADDGGSSGRLRREFGCLPPGDLRMALAALTDDSEWGLTWRDVLQHRFAGHGELDNHALGNLLILALWQLLGDDVGGLDWVGRLLGIHGRVVPMSPSPLVIEADVVDGAHRERVSGQVAVATARGRLENVALVPADAQAHPVAVQAIEGADWVVLGPGSWYSSVLPHLILPSMRRALLEARARRVLILNLSAQHGETDGMTAADHVRVLADCAPDLRLDVILADPSTVEDIEALGSVARSMGATLVLRQVRSSDGLCHHDPLRLAAALRDAFDGVVGDVGPDGARA; encoded by the coding sequence ATGAACCAGAAGCGGTCCACGACCCTGGACGCCGACGGGTGGCCGCGCCGCGGCGAGGAGGGGCCGGCCGTCGTGGCCCTGGGCGGCGGGCACGGTCTGTCCGCCACCCTGCGGGCCCTGCGCCACGTCACGCACCGGCTGACCGCCGTGGTCACCGTGGCCGACGACGGCGGCTCCTCGGGGCGCCTGCGACGCGAATTCGGCTGCCTGCCCCCCGGCGACCTGCGCATGGCGCTGGCCGCCCTCACCGATGACTCCGAATGGGGGCTGACCTGGCGCGACGTCCTCCAGCACCGCTTCGCCGGCCACGGCGAGCTGGACAACCACGCCCTGGGCAACCTGCTCATTCTGGCCCTGTGGCAGCTGCTGGGCGACGACGTGGGCGGGCTGGACTGGGTGGGGCGGCTGCTGGGCATCCACGGGCGCGTGGTGCCCATGAGCCCCTCGCCGCTGGTCATTGAGGCCGACGTCGTCGACGGCGCCCACCGCGAGCGCGTCAGCGGCCAGGTGGCCGTGGCCACCGCCCGCGGGCGGCTGGAGAACGTGGCCCTGGTGCCCGCCGACGCCCAGGCCCACCCGGTGGCCGTGCAGGCCATCGAGGGGGCCGACTGGGTGGTCCTGGGCCCCGGCTCCTGGTACAGCTCGGTGCTGCCCCACCTCATCCTGCCCTCCATGCGCCGGGCCCTGCTGGAGGCGCGAGCGCGCCGGGTGCTCATCCTCAACCTGTCCGCCCAGCACGGGGAGACGGACGGGATGACCGCCGCGGACCACGTGCGGGTCCTGGCCGACTGCGCCCCGGACCTGCGCCTGGACGTGATCCTGGCCGACCCCTCCACCGTGGAGGACATTGAGGCGCTGGGCTCCGTGGCCCGCTCCATGGGCGCCACGCTGGTGCTGCGCCAGGTGCGCTCCAGCGACGGGCTGTGCCACCATGACCCGTTGCGGCTGGCCGCCGCCCTGCGGGACGCCTTCGACGGCGTCGTCGGCGACGTCGGCCCCGACGGGGCGCGGGCCTGA
- the whiA gene encoding DNA-binding protein WhiA, which produces MSLTVAVKDELARVAPGTSAQRRAEVASMLRFAGGLHIVSGRIVIEADLDHGGAVRRLHHALRDLFAMESELVVVRGGSLHRGSRYVLRVTERGKDLARLTGLVDGRGRPVRGMPVAVVQGGRAAAAAAWRGAFLARGSLTEPGRSSSLEVTCPGSEAALALVGAARRFDIVAKAREVRGADRVVVRDGEAIGILLKRMGAAEAHRRWGERRSRRETRGTANRLANFDDANLRRSARAAVASGARVERAFEILGEDVPAHLVQAGRLRMEHKQASLEELGQLSDPQLTKDAVAGRIRRLLAMADKRAHELGVPDTESVLTQEMLDM; this is translated from the coding sequence ATGTCGCTGACGGTCGCCGTCAAGGACGAGCTGGCGCGCGTCGCGCCCGGCACCTCCGCCCAGAGGCGCGCCGAGGTCGCCTCGATGCTGCGCTTCGCGGGGGGCCTGCACATTGTGTCGGGCCGGATCGTGATCGAGGCGGATCTGGACCACGGGGGGGCGGTGCGCCGGCTGCACCACGCGCTCAGGGACCTGTTCGCCATGGAGTCGGAGCTGGTGGTGGTGCGCGGCGGGTCCCTGCACCGGGGCTCGCGCTACGTGCTGCGCGTGACCGAGCGGGGCAAGGACCTGGCGCGGCTGACGGGGCTGGTGGACGGGCGCGGCCGGCCGGTGCGGGGCATGCCGGTCGCCGTCGTCCAGGGCGGGCGGGCCGCGGCGGCCGCCGCCTGGCGGGGGGCCTTCCTGGCGCGCGGTTCGCTCACCGAGCCGGGGCGCTCCTCCTCCCTGGAGGTCACCTGCCCCGGCAGTGAGGCGGCCCTGGCCCTGGTGGGCGCGGCCCGCCGCTTCGACATTGTGGCCAAGGCCCGGGAGGTGCGCGGGGCGGACCGGGTGGTGGTGCGCGACGGGGAGGCGATTGGGATCCTGCTCAAGCGGATGGGGGCGGCCGAGGCCCACCGGCGGTGGGGGGAGCGGCGCTCGCGGCGCGAGACCCGCGGGACGGCCAACCGGCTGGCTAATTTCGACGACGCCAATCTGCGCCGTTCGGCGCGCGCGGCGGTGGCCTCGGGGGCGCGCGTGGAGCGGGCCTTCGAGATCCTGGGCGAGGACGTGCCCGCCCACCTGGTCCAGGCGGGGCGGCTGCGCATGGAGCACAAGCAGGCGAGCCTGGAGGAGCTGGGGCAGCTGTCGGACCCCCAGTTGACCAAGGACGCCGTGGCGGGGCGGATCCGGCGTCTGCTGGCCATGGCGGACAAGCGCGCCCACGAGCTGGGGGTGCCGGACACGGAGTCGGTCCTCACCCAGGAGATGCTCGACATGTGA